The Thunnus maccoyii chromosome 24, fThuMac1.1, whole genome shotgun sequence DNA window tcagAAAAGGAAAGCAGAGGCTGAGCCCTCAGAACAGGAGGGAGAGGATAAGGCTAGCGATGGTAGTCCTAAAGAGGATGCTGAAGAGaacaaaaaagaggaagaggtcCAAAGCACAACAACTGAGcctaaagaggaaaaagagcCACAAGCCAAGAAGCCAAAAGCATATAACCCATATGGGACTTGGGAACAGATCCAGCTGGAGGAGGATCCATAGTAAGTATCCCATCTATAAGTGAGGACGTGAAACTGTTTAAGTGCTAAAACGTTTCTTatcgttcttttttttttctcccttctttcctctccagTGCCAGTGTGGACTTACAGTTGCCCCAGGTGGAGGGAGGCGCAGCCACCACTCAGGCCGAGCTGCCACCAGAGCCCAAACCGAAGTTCAAGGAGCGCATCATCACCTCCCTCGGTGAGGAAGGTGGACCTGCTTCATTcaggaaaaacaagacacagaACGGCAGATCCAGGAGCCTCCGACAGAGAGACAATGATGACTGAACCAAACACATACTGACTTCATGCCAGAGTTCTGCTGAATTATTTACAAAAGTAAATACTCTTCCTAGGGACGTTTTTGACATTTAGATGTACCATTTTGATGTTTGTGTATTAGGATTTTGTTTACCTAAGATGCACAGGTagcatctttgttttttttttttgttttttttaaataatttttggaCAAATTGGCCTGACAAACCTGAAGACAAAGTAATCAAATCTACTGCTGTTTTTTCTCCTGGAAaccccaattttttttttttaatccttaaAATATGTGGCATTGGagataatcaatttattttcctttgtaCTGAAATCTATCACAATAAAGGTGTGCCAGTTTTATACAGAATAGGTATTAGGTTTACAATATTCAACTAGTCAGCTTCCCGGTGTGTACATTTATCCATATCTATCTATCGTCTATAAAGAGCAAttcaaataactttttttattgtccatatgttttttttttttttttaccaatgtGCACTGGTAAAAGCTAGTAAGGCACCCATGTGGACATGTCATTGCAATGTTTGTCAGTTAAAGTGAATTACTATTATACTTTAATAAAGCAATATCAAAAGAGGTGATTAAAGATGGGAAAATTATCACCATAAATGATGACTGTCAGGGtactaaaatatataaaactaaaAGCTTTTTAACCACAGCTGAATTAAAGATGATCAGACTTTATCTCACAAAGACAGGCACTAGTCAAGAGTGAGgaaaacattaatttataataaacagGCCAAATGACTGTAGAAAAATACTAGAGGCCGCCAGTCAGTtggcacacacatgcagggtGTGACATGCTGGTGGGGAGCATGTGTGTATAAACCTGATAGGTGATTTCACCGCACCCTGGTTGGCACAGAAGGATACTTACTGAGTTACACACATGTATATTGATGTCTGTTTACAGTAGAAAGAGCAGCATTTGGCCTGTGGCTCATATCTAATCAGTCCAAAATAATTTAGTAGATTGAGTAGAATTTAGTAATTAAGTAAATACAACTTAAGTAGCTCAATTTGCAAAGAATTTGTCACCTCTGGGATAAAGCAATTTAACAATAAATCCAGGCTGAAGTTCATGAACAATAAGGAGACAAGTGAAGGCATTTAGCCTCTCCTAAAGAGAGGTCATGTGAATAAGTTTAATGTAGGTGATGTCTAAAGGATATTCTGATTTGTCCTCcagtttaaaatatatttataaagctGCTGTGCAAATTAATATGCAACAACATACataatttaagattttattacaaaaataatgagTGATACCTGAATTTGTTTCACactgcattatttacagtttgttgCAATATTACATCAACAATATATATCTCAGGCCTAACATGCAGTCGGGCTTCCACCAAATGACGTACTGTATATTCAGTCCACTTGAGAGTAAGTTGCGGTGGGTGTCAGTCCGCAGATTGTCCAGACTGGTCATTTCAGGCTGCTGTTGCTATTCACCACCATCTCCAGAAGAGCCTCCCTCTCTGCGTGTTCGAGTACGTCAGAAATCAGATCATCGAGGGCCTCCCCTCCTCTCATGAACTCCTGAATGTGGATCAAAAACAGATGTGACAACAGATACAAATTTCACACCTCAGGCTGTTCTTGGTGATAAAGAGTTGGAGTAGCAAAACCTGACTAAAAAGGCAATAAAATAAAGCTTCTACCGTCTTTACATCATGTGGGGTGAAACTGTTTGACGAGAAGCTCCCTGAAGTCTGACAGTTTAAAATACAGGAATACAGGTTTAatagtttcctttgatttttcACACAGAGTTTGGGGACTCCTGTGTGCTAACCTTAATATCTCTGGTAACATAGCCAGTCCTGTGGTCTGTGACTCGATCCTGGCTGAAGTTGTAGGTGCGAATCCTCTCTGACTGAGAGCGTGTGCCCACCTGGGtaagaatgaataaatagttttttaaaaagtcaataaatcTGTGAATACTTCTTGCATTTTCCATgtagaaaaacaggaaaaaacctTCTATAGAAGGTCACTCACCTGCTGTTTCCGCGCTGTATGCCTCTGCTCAGTCTCTTTACCCATCATGCTCTGGTAAAGCCGGGCCTTCAGTACGCGCATGGCCGTGTCTCTGTTCTGCAGTTGAGAGCGAGTCTGCTGACACTCTGCCCTAATACCTGTCAGGAGGGAAGGaatacaattaaaacagaagcagaatatgtttggaatttttaagaatctgtttaaatgttttaccTGTGGGAAGATGAACAATGCGCACTGCGCTGTCTGTTGTGTTGACACTTTGGCCCCCAGCACCTCGAGATCTGAACGTGTCAATGCGGAGGTCCTTCGGATCGATGCTGACATCAAActatgaacacaaacacaacccaTAAAGGACAAGATAAACAGACAGGTGATGAAGAAACAACAGTAGAATAGGGAGTACCTCAATGGGCTCTGGCAGGATAATAACAGTCATGGTTCCAGTGTGGATACGCTGCATCCTGGAGGAAAGGCCCACCTCAGGGATCCTCTGCACCCGGTGTGTCCCTCCTTCATGCTTCAGACGTCTGTACACGTTCTCCCCGACAATTCGTACCGCTGCATGGTGCAAACCACCTGAGGAACACGgtcaaaaacaaagtttaaatgTTAATCCTGCAACAACTCTGGACAGCTCAGTGCATTTATGAAGATACAGAAAGTTACAGGAAAAACACTGGCTGATTTTCTCAAGACAGAAACACTGTCAGTAAAGttctaatgtcttcagagtATTACAGATTTGAGATTTGGTTGATAAGATTCCAACTTTTGCAACCACTGAAACTAATATAATACATGATAACAGACCTTTTTCTGCATGTGACTgaaagacagagggaaaagACGTACCATACTCAGCAGGTGTGTAGTTTAAAACTTCAAAGTCCCAATTCTTGTAAAAAGCAAAACCCTGGTACATGTCAAACATTTCACTGGTGAACTGCTGACAGATGTCCcctaaaacaacataaacaggtATTAGAAAGGATCAGAAAGCTGCTAAATACTGGTGAGCTGTGGCTGTAACTTAGTATGAGTATGTCTACTACTTcaacttaaatacattttcaaacagtaaCAGTGGAAAGCCTGATTTCGGGCTTCACAAAACACGCTAAGCAGGAAATGAACTTCTAATGTCTTTAATTAAGCagataatgtaaatgtattatttagtcattaatcTAAATTAGACATGCAGCAGGTAATCTGTAACAGGAAAGTGGAAAACTATATATTAGACATATAATATTTCAGGAGTTGTTACATACCTCCTGTTGTCCGACCTGAGACAACCTCGAGCAGAACATTACTGGAGTCAAGAAGGTCAGTTGGCACAAGAGCTTTGATTAACTGGAGAGAAAGAATATAcacttaaatacattaaaacctGATATTTTGCAACACATTTCTACGCATATTTGACCATCTATGTGTGTTCTTACATCTTTTCTTAAGGCTACAATTCTGCTGGAGATCTGTGCTTCCTCCTCTTTCAGCAGCTGGGTCAATTGTTTGTCTTCGTCTTTGGAACCAGCTGAACCTGCAGTCAAGGGGagaacaaaacatatttattttcatgttaataTATCTCAATTATTTAACCATAATCAACAGACAGACTGTGAAAAATCTGCTTATTTACAGCAGCAAATACATGATAACCACTCTGATTTGTGTTAAATAATACAAACTGGATGCATgctttgtttttggttttaaagaAACACCCCTATACCTTTCTAATACTGTTTAAGAccttacatttttaatttcaagaCTTTGTCAGACATTTCAAGGCAATCAATCATTATGTAAGTGTTAtctatttagattttttttttgacaattattactgacaaaaatacagaaataaaaaatatactcACTGTGCAGAACTGATAGGACTTCCTCGAGGTCTTTCAGAGCTTGTTCAATACTCCGAAACACATTTGCCAAtggcagcagctctgtgtgctTCTTAATAAGCACTTTTCTGTCTGACTCGCTGAGGTATGCATGCTGTAACTTTTTGCTGAGGTCTCTGTACTCCTCCATCAGCTGCTGGAGATACCTCTGCACGGACTCATTCTTGTATAAGTCCCCCAAATCACTGTGACAGAAGCGTTTTAATGTCACTTTGCCCCAGTGTTGCACCTCTATAAGGTTTAGACCGGTGTGTCCTGTAAGTGTCCTCCATCCTGCTCcttttctgctgctgtaaacTACACGGCTACAGGAAGAGCATAAACGAACCCAACGACGCATTTGACTACATACGAAATGAGTAAAGTCACAATATGTTCACAGGTGTTTTTGTGACAAGTGAAAATATCATTCTCACTGTAGCTCGCAGCATGTAAGAGAAATCGGATGTAGTTCAGCAAACAAGGTCGAGGAGGTCGAAGTGAATTCTGGGAATTGTAGTTGTATGCTCTACGGGCAGTTATTCACCTTGCTGTAGTTGTAtgatttgttttacattttcagtaaaatacgacaatataatacattatactataatataaCCATATCTTAAATTATCTATCTGTATAATAATCTGCACATTTATTTAACTAAGTTATCTATTTAACGCTAGCTTGATATCTAACGTATCTATCTATAAAACTACTGTTAGCATCAAACGTTTTGCCGTTAAGTCAGCGTTAACATTAGCGAACGTTAATTAGCTAATTTaactgatgtgaaaatgtcaaatttcaAAGCCAGTGAAGATGGTAAGACTATTTTAACCAGTttgacatatttatttacagaattaaacaaataaaatcagtattAAAGTGTTTCAACAGCTGACACTATGAAATAACAACTTATAACTTTATATTTTCGCTAGTTAACCTTATGCTAACAGTTAGCCAGCGATAATTTAACTTATTTAGCATTACTGTCAACGTTTTCTTTTAGTTTAAAATTAATTGCAGCCTTATTATTTGGCGGTTTATTAGCTACAAACCCTAACTTTTTGTTCTGTGTCAAAAGTGTATCGCAGCCTACAATCTATGTAATTTTGAAAATACTGTCAGCAAGACCTAACTGTTAAAAGTCGGATGGTTTAATTAACTGAAACCGTTAATACACTTTTATTAACTGATCCTCAGGAACACGGCAACAGTGTTCATTAACCAAGGCGGTGGAGGATGTCAGCCAACGCGGGTACGCACAAACTGAGGCcctgaaagaaagacagaagacacTCAGCTCCCTGAAGGTTCACCTTACACCTCTAATTATACTCAAACTAACATTGCATATTAACTAAATCCACTTATTCTCATCATTATGTGCTCAAAACACTTTCTTGGTGTTTACATAGTAGCTGAGGCAATGATAAAAGTAGTAGTTGTAGAGGTAAAAGTTGTTGACACTACGGTTTTAATGGTACTACAACCATAATAATTTGCCATATTATGTTTGGAGATCTTTACTTCTAATTTAAATCTATTGTTTTGTATTAGCCAGGatacagcaataataataataactttaatttggccaatatagcaccttttaaaacagagtttacaaagtgctttgatagacaaaacaaaagcaggatgCTCAGAAAGCAATATAACAACAGAAAGACAGCCAGACAGTGaggccaaaacaaaacaaaagcaagacaaaataaagataaagttAAGATGAGaagacaaaagacacaaaaagatagtagagagaagacaaaaagatGACGAAAGATAAAAAGA harbors:
- the mtrf1 gene encoding LOW QUALITY PROTEIN: peptide chain release factor 1, mitochondrial (The sequence of the model RefSeq protein was modified relative to this genomic sequence to represent the inferred CDS: deleted 1 base in 1 codon), with protein sequence MRRWVRLCSSCSRVVYSSRKGAGWRTLTGHTGLNLIEVQHWGKVTLKRFCHSDLGDLYKNESVQRYLQQLMEEYRDLSKKLQHAYLSESDRKVLIKKHTELLPLANVFRSIEQALKDLEEVLSVLHSSAGSKDEDKQLTQLLKEEEAQISSRIVALRKDLIKALVPTDLLDSSNVLLEVVSGRTTGGDICQQFTSEMFDMYQGFAFYKNWDFEVLNYTPAEYGGLHHAAVRIVGENVYRRLKHEGGTHRVQRIPEVGLSSRMQRIHTGTMTVIILPEPIEFDVSIDPKDLRIDTFRSRGAGGQSVNTTDSAVRIVHLPTGIRAECQQTRSQLQNRDTAMRVLKARLYQSMMGKETEQRHTARKQQVGTRSQSERIRTYNFSQDRVTDHRTGYVTRDIKEFMRGGEALDDLISDVLEHAEREALLEMVVNSNSSLNDQSGQSAD